In Oncorhynchus nerka isolate Pitt River linkage group LG21, Oner_Uvic_2.0, whole genome shotgun sequence, the following are encoded in one genomic region:
- the LOC115110567 gene encoding TLC domain-containing protein 4-B-like, producing the protein METRELTVVAGSFVGFQLLFSVASPLFSSTFTPGYGLLPSTKLTEWNSRLVSTVHALIVGLFCLYILCFDDAVNADPVW; encoded by the exons ATGGAGACAAGAGAGTTGACTGTGGTGGCTGGCAGCTTCGTGGGGTTTCAGCTGCTCTTCTCCGTGGCCAGCCCACTGTTCTCCTCAACCTTCACCCCTGGCTACGGCCTCCTGCCCTCCACCAAGCTCACTGAGTGGAACTCCAG ATTGGTGTCCACTGTCCATGCTCTGATCGTGGGCCTCTTCTGTCTCTACATCCTGTGTTTTGATGATGCTGTCAACGCAGACCCCGTCTGGTAA